One Amycolatopsis thermophila DNA segment encodes these proteins:
- a CDS encoding AI-2E family transporter, with protein sequence MSEPQPPKYGFLSDDSVVPRGLRVSAAFSWRFLLVAAAAYLILRLLAFLSVVVIPVAIALLLAALLAPAVARLVQVKVPRGLATAIVLIGGLAVLGGLLAFVVINVSDGLPALTSQVNNSLNQIKDWLINDLHLKQEQIQQFIDNSISFLQNNQAAFTSSALTTATTVGEILTGFVLTLFVTIFFLAGGEKIWSWLMLGIPGQVRQRVDVAGRRGFASLVAFVRATAAVAVVDAVGVGIGLAILGVPLAVPLSTLVFLGAFIPIFGAVITGAVAVLVALVTKGFVTALIVLAILIAVMQLESHILQPLLLGRAVKLHPLAVVLGIAAGLVIYGIPGALLAVPLMSIVNAGVRSLLHETNPDPADVDVLHDIEAAVPDVDPAERDEEPGES encoded by the coding sequence GTGAGCGAGCCGCAGCCTCCGAAGTACGGATTCCTCAGCGACGACTCCGTCGTTCCGCGCGGCCTGCGGGTCAGCGCCGCCTTCAGCTGGCGGTTCCTCCTGGTGGCCGCCGCCGCCTACCTGATCCTGCGGCTGCTGGCGTTCCTGTCGGTCGTGGTGATCCCGGTGGCGATCGCGCTGCTGCTCGCGGCGCTGCTCGCCCCGGCGGTCGCGCGGCTGGTCCAGGTGAAGGTGCCGCGCGGGCTGGCGACGGCGATCGTGCTGATCGGCGGGCTCGCGGTCCTCGGCGGGCTGCTCGCCTTCGTGGTGATCAACGTCTCCGACGGCCTGCCCGCCCTGACCAGCCAGGTCAACAACAGCCTCAACCAGATCAAGGACTGGCTGATCAACGACCTGCACCTGAAGCAGGAGCAGATCCAGCAGTTCATCGACAACTCGATCAGCTTCCTGCAGAACAACCAGGCGGCGTTCACCAGCAGCGCGCTCACCACGGCCACGACGGTCGGGGAGATCCTCACCGGTTTCGTGCTGACGCTGTTCGTCACGATCTTCTTCCTGGCCGGTGGCGAGAAGATCTGGAGCTGGCTGATGCTGGGCATCCCGGGTCAGGTCCGGCAGCGCGTCGACGTGGCGGGCCGGCGCGGGTTCGCCTCGCTGGTCGCGTTCGTCCGCGCCACCGCGGCGGTCGCGGTCGTGGACGCCGTCGGTGTCGGCATCGGCCTGGCGATCCTCGGGGTTCCGCTCGCGGTCCCGCTGTCCACGCTGGTGTTCCTCGGCGCCTTCATCCCGATCTTCGGTGCCGTCATCACCGGCGCGGTCGCGGTGCTCGTCGCGCTCGTCACCAAGGGGTTCGTGACCGCGCTGATCGTGCTGGCCATCCTGATCGCGGTGATGCAGCTGGAGAGCCACATCCTCCAGCCGCTGCTGCTCGGCCGGGCGGTCAAGCTGCACCCGCTGGCCGTGGTGCTCGGCATCGCCGCCGGACTCGTCATCTACGGCATCCCGGGCGCGCTGCTGGCGGTGCCGCTGATGTCGATCGTCAACGCCGGGGTGCGCTCGCTGCTGCACGAGACCAATCCGGACCCGGCCGACGTCGACGTGCTGCACGACATCGAGGCCGCCGTGCCCGACGTCGATCCCGCCGAGCGGGACGAGGAACCCGGCGAGTCGTGA